A DNA window from Hordeum vulgare subsp. vulgare chromosome 1H, MorexV3_pseudomolecules_assembly, whole genome shotgun sequence contains the following coding sequences:
- the LOC123406218 gene encoding uncharacterized protein LOC123406218, whose amino-acid sequence MAIDHDSPFKELRPKARRRRSSSMGDAGPEPEEEEVGEDEKSAEEEVEEDEESGEVGEEQEQAVSADGGERWPQWLRPMMSARFYTTCKTHPDSRRGGVRTVFCLDCAASGAGVGALCSLCADHDHRGHRVIRVRRSTYSSVLLVSDVRGLLDVDGVQTYVINGARVVFLRERGPQHKHGRNPRTFVNHCGCRRGLSDAFRFCSLGCKFPGCRHDRNACSQSSPPRNAADETSTPPPPPPAHRRKGIPHRAPFGNLIA is encoded by the exons ATGGCGATCGACCACGACTCCCCCTTCAAGGAGCTCCGCCCCAaggcccgccgccgccgcagcagcaGCATG GGCGATGCCGGCCCTgaaccggaggaggaggaggttggggaggACGAGAAGTCTGCGGAGGAGGAGGTTGAGGAGGACGAGGAGTCTGGGGAGGTGggggaggagcaggagcaggcgGTGTCCGCGGACGGCGGCGAGCGGTGGCCTCAATGGCTGCGCCCAATGATGTCGGCGCGGTTCTACACGACGTGCAAGACGCACCCAGACTCGCGCCGGGGCGGCGTGCGCACCGTGTTCTGCCTCGACTGCGCGGCCTCCGGCGCCGGCGTCGGCGCGCTCTGCTCGCTGTGCGCTGACCACGACCACCGCGGCCACCGCGTCATCCGGGTCCGCCGCTCCACCTACAGCAGCGTGCTCCTcgtgtcggacgtccgggggCTCCTGGACGTGGACGGCGTGCAGACCTACGTCATCAACGGCGCGCGCGTCGTCTTCCTCAGGGAGCGCGGCCCGCAGCACAAGCACGGCCGCAACCCCAGGACCTTCGTCAACCACTGCGGCTGCCGCCGCGGCCTCAGCGACGCCTTCCGCTTCTGCTCGCTCGGCTGCAAGTTCCCCGGCTGCCGCCACGACCGCAACGCCTGCTCCCAATCCTCCCCACCGCGCAATGCCGCCGATGAGAcatccacgccgccgccgccgccgcccgcacaccgGCGCAAGGGCATCCCGCACCGGGCACCGTTCGGCAACCTCATCGCCTGA